In Mycobacterium gallinarum, a single window of DNA contains:
- a CDS encoding phosphomannomutase/phosphoglucomutase gives MSRPAAAVHSVIKAYDVRGLVGEEIDEDFVRDVGGAFARLMRGENATQVAIGYDMRDSSPSLADAFAEGVVAQGLDVVRVGLASTDQLYFASGLLDCPGAMFTASHNPAAYNGIKLCRAGAKPVGKDTGLMAISEDVIAGIPVYDGPRGSKADRDVLTDYGDFLRSLVSLAGLRPLKVAVDAGNGMAGHTAPAVLGSIAGITLAPLFFELDGTFPNHEANPLEPANLVDLQAHVLATGADIGLAFDGDADRCFVVDELGKPVSPSAVTALVAARELGREIGATVIHNLITSRAVPELVAERGGTPVRSRVGHSYIKALMAETGAIFGGEHSAHYYFRDFWGADSGMLAALHVMAALSEQDRPLSDLMADYQRYEASGEVNFTVTDAEACIDRVLSSFAARIHSIDHLDGVTVDLGDGSWFNVRMSNTEPLLRLNVEARTTEEVDAIVEQIAARISASTEAASEVPK, from the coding sequence ATGTCCCGGCCTGCCGCGGCTGTCCATAGCGTCATCAAGGCGTATGACGTGCGCGGCCTGGTCGGCGAAGAGATCGACGAGGATTTCGTCCGCGACGTCGGCGGCGCGTTCGCTCGGCTCATGCGCGGTGAGAACGCCACCCAGGTGGCGATCGGCTACGACATGCGGGACAGCTCACCGTCGCTCGCGGACGCATTCGCCGAGGGTGTGGTCGCGCAGGGCCTCGATGTGGTGCGCGTCGGCCTGGCGTCCACCGATCAGCTGTACTTCGCCTCGGGTCTGCTGGACTGTCCGGGCGCAATGTTCACCGCGAGCCACAACCCGGCCGCCTACAACGGCATCAAGCTGTGCCGGGCAGGCGCCAAGCCCGTCGGCAAGGACACCGGGCTGATGGCCATCAGCGAGGACGTGATCGCCGGGATACCGGTCTACGACGGGCCGCGTGGCTCGAAAGCGGACCGCGATGTCCTGACGGACTACGGCGACTTTCTGCGGTCACTGGTCAGCCTGGCCGGGTTGCGGCCGCTGAAGGTCGCCGTCGACGCGGGCAACGGAATGGCGGGCCACACGGCTCCCGCTGTGCTGGGATCGATTGCAGGGATCACGCTCGCTCCGTTGTTCTTCGAACTCGACGGCACGTTCCCGAATCACGAAGCCAATCCTCTGGAGCCGGCGAACCTCGTCGACCTGCAAGCGCATGTGCTGGCCACCGGTGCCGACATCGGGCTGGCGTTCGACGGCGACGCTGACCGCTGCTTCGTGGTCGACGAGCTCGGTAAGCCGGTTTCGCCGTCGGCGGTGACCGCGTTGGTCGCCGCGCGCGAACTCGGTCGCGAGATCGGCGCGACGGTGATTCACAACCTGATCACCTCGAGGGCGGTACCGGAACTCGTGGCTGAACGGGGCGGCACCCCGGTACGGTCGCGCGTCGGACACTCATACATCAAGGCGCTGATGGCCGAAACCGGGGCGATCTTCGGCGGCGAGCATTCAGCGCACTACTACTTCCGCGATTTCTGGGGCGCCGACTCCGGCATGCTGGCGGCGCTGCACGTCATGGCCGCGCTCAGTGAGCAGGACCGGCCGCTGTCCGACCTGATGGCCGACTACCAACGCTACGAAGCGTCGGGCGAGGTCAACTTCACGGTCACCGACGCCGAAGCGTGCATCGACCGGGTGTTGTCCTCCTTCGCGGCCCGCATCCACTCGATTGACCACCTGGACGGAGTGACCGTCGATCTGGGCGACGGATCCTGGTTCAACGTGCGGATGTCCAACACCGAGCCGTTGTTGCGGCTGAACGTCGAGGCGCGGACCACGGAAGAGGTCGACGCGATCGTCGAACAGATCGCGGCACGGATCTCGGCGTCGACTGAGGCGGCATCCGAGGTGCCCAAGTGA
- a CDS encoding TobH protein: protein MNATHSLVDLDDAEGLLAADRDGSLRAVAMAGAQVRATAAALDEGDLDPLRSTEPPRTVIWVAGRGNAEAAGSLLAAALGGSVAAPIVVAPEVPPWIGALDVLIVAGDDPGDPALVAAAATGVRRGARVVVVAPYEGPLRDATAGRSVALAPRVWVPDEFSFSRYLAAGLATLHTVDQGLRVDLAALADELDAEALRNSAARELLTNPAKALAERMSGAEVVIAGDNAATLVLARHVAAVMLRVAHRAVAAVGLAEAMVALRGGMGEASGADREQSIFHDEQIDGPLPPRVRTFVLSVDAERAVVAARVAGLDGVDVIHAEDVPEALEGSDIERLPAAPTSPGRLEEQLAMLAVRMEMTAVYLKLVRG, encoded by the coding sequence GTGAACGCCACCCACTCTCTCGTCGATCTCGACGATGCGGAAGGACTGCTGGCCGCCGACCGCGACGGATCGCTGCGCGCGGTCGCGATGGCCGGTGCGCAGGTACGCGCCACCGCCGCGGCGCTCGACGAGGGCGACCTGGATCCGCTGCGAAGCACCGAGCCCCCGCGCACCGTGATCTGGGTGGCCGGTCGCGGAAATGCCGAAGCGGCAGGGTCATTGCTCGCCGCTGCGTTAGGTGGTTCGGTGGCCGCACCGATCGTCGTCGCCCCCGAGGTGCCGCCGTGGATCGGCGCGCTGGACGTGCTGATCGTGGCCGGCGACGATCCCGGCGATCCCGCTTTGGTGGCGGCCGCTGCCACCGGAGTGCGGCGCGGCGCCCGCGTCGTCGTCGTCGCGCCCTACGAGGGACCGTTGCGCGACGCCACTGCGGGACGATCCGTCGCACTGGCCCCGCGGGTGTGGGTGCCCGACGAATTCAGTTTCTCCCGCTATCTGGCCGCCGGCCTGGCGACACTGCACACGGTCGACCAGGGACTCCGGGTCGACCTGGCCGCGCTGGCCGACGAGCTGGACGCAGAAGCGTTGCGCAACAGCGCCGCTCGCGAGCTGCTCACCAATCCCGCGAAGGCGTTGGCCGAGCGTATGTCGGGCGCCGAGGTCGTCATCGCGGGCGACAACGCGGCGACGCTGGTGCTGGCGCGGCACGTCGCGGCCGTGATGTTGCGGGTCGCTCATCGAGCGGTGGCCGCGGTGGGCCTGGCCGAGGCGATGGTGGCGCTGCGCGGCGGAATGGGGGAGGCATCCGGCGCCGATCGCGAGCAGTCGATATTCCATGACGAGCAGATCGACGGTCCGCTGCCGCCACGGGTTCGGACCTTTGTGCTGTCCGTCGACGCCGAGCGAGCCGTGGTCGCGGCCAGGGTCGCCGGGCTGGACGGCGTCGACGTGATCCACGCCGAGGATGTGCCGGAGGCGCTCGAAGGCTCTGACATCGAGCGCCTGCCTGCCGCTCCGACCAGTCCAGGTCGCCTGGAAGAGCAGCTGGCGATGCTGGCTGTTCGGATGGAGATGACGGCCGTCTACCTGAAGCTGGTTCGAGGTTGA